One window from the genome of Mucilaginibacter ginsenosidivorans encodes:
- a CDS encoding T9SS type A sorting domain-containing protein, producing MRPYWKALLLCCIVQFAINTKSNATCASEKIISAKSRSSSKYIEAQASKNAQFLRLKLVKDAASSEDIIIQFKPTASEKYVFDEDAPYLQGFGNVNLCSLSSDNIGLAINVLPLPGKEPDAIKLNIQATGSGILQLNLAEINAIPMLYDVWLMDKFAHDSLDMRQNKSYTFKLDKADTTSFGPNRFTLTIRQNPAYAYRLINFDAVRIRGGHSFVQWATNYEGDYTHFAVERSNDDGLTFNVIGNVPATGTGTYSFTDSKPLKGLNIYRLQQEDVNKTITYSNNANVLFDDRSNIAADNSLSIYPNPAISMINVVINPDVNDETSFVINVMDGSGKVVQNGSTGQTSWQGSIANLQPGTYFVRVISIKSQSLVGKTRFVKL from the coding sequence ATGAGACCCTATTGGAAAGCTCTGTTGCTCTGCTGTATAGTACAGTTTGCAATAAATACGAAATCCAATGCCACTTGCGCTTCGGAAAAGATAATTTCGGCTAAATCGCGATCATCATCAAAATATATCGAAGCGCAGGCAAGCAAAAATGCTCAATTCCTGCGGTTAAAGCTTGTAAAAGATGCCGCTAGTTCCGAAGACATTATAATTCAATTCAAACCGACAGCAAGCGAGAAGTACGTTTTTGATGAAGATGCTCCATACCTGCAGGGGTTTGGCAATGTAAATCTATGCAGCCTTTCATCTGATAATATCGGCCTTGCTATTAATGTGCTTCCCTTGCCGGGTAAAGAACCCGATGCCATAAAATTAAACATACAAGCCACGGGTAGCGGTATCCTGCAGTTGAATCTTGCTGAGATAAATGCCATCCCAATGCTTTACGATGTGTGGCTTATGGACAAATTTGCTCATGACTCGCTCGATATGCGCCAAAACAAGTCCTATACCTTTAAACTGGATAAGGCCGACACAACAAGTTTTGGACCCAACCGCTTTACCCTTACTATACGTCAAAACCCGGCGTATGCTTACCGGCTAATAAATTTCGATGCGGTCAGGATACGGGGTGGGCATTCGTTTGTTCAATGGGCCACAAATTATGAAGGCGATTATACCCATTTCGCAGTGGAAAGAAGCAATGACGATGGCTTAACCTTCAATGTGATAGGTAATGTACCGGCGACAGGGACCGGGACCTATAGTTTTACTGACAGCAAACCATTAAAGGGGTTGAACATTTATCGCCTGCAACAGGAAGATGTCAATAAAACGATCACCTACTCAAATAATGCAAATGTACTGTTCGATGACCGGAGCAATATAGCGGCTGACAACAGCTTATCTATCTATCCCAACCCGGCCATCAGTATGATAAATGTGGTAATAAATCCTGATGTAAACGACGAAACATCATTTGTAATAAATGTAATGGACGGATCGGGAAAGGTGGTTCAAAATGGTTCCACCGGACAAACTTCATGGCAGGGCAGTATTGCAAACCTGCAGCCGGGGACCTATTTTGTACGGGTGATAAGCATAAAATCACAAAGCCTGGTAGGCAAAACCAGGTTCGTAAAATTATGA
- a CDS encoding T9SS type A sorting domain-containing protein gives MIAVKGFAATYDWVGTTATSGIYNWNNKLNWQVAGVAATTTPGAADIVQIAVNAYTNPPTITDVQSCASIIFGTYDNFTLTVNGTLTVSGSITQNNDPNFYQTTILAGTGTITCGSFTIGDLTTPGSWTGVVNNVSVQVNQMNVTGNITLRATGNSSGNGIVYPYFSLDANNLKLTGQIVTVSYNNPLSGGTGDPGFPGLGLFQMDTGTSPTTLELLNINPVSTPITTGFTVDFTNNGTGTGTVLYDATSGSQAIYTTGTTGLGINNYNYDCLTFGGASTKVVANSTLTVGGNWTSGGTGSVNLNTNNPAITVTGNWVNSVNVTQGSGNITVTGILQNNGNTITLGSGTLTVTNTLQINTGTVAAGSGTVTVSGVYQNNSGTLTCGSGSMIFKGTYQNSGTFTAGAGTVYFSGASQSLTDNSATGTVFKNVTFNCTGTATMGSGTGNFSVASNGVLTLVSPAKLVAGSAVAAYLTLKSDATGSATVAALTGTSTITGFVNVQRYVTGGSTTYRGYRLLSSPVYVSTVSGNNVYSLNYLKNSCYLTGSGGTSGSFDKTGNPTLYLYRENLAPGNNSFTAGNFRGIANLASSPGYSLDNEIGTFNIPVGNGYLFFFRGNRSTSLASKTTSPYPTPENTTLTATGTLAQGQVVVHEWYTPASATIGYTTATANSTVRGFNLVGNPYASSINWDLFNTTTTTSGIYGTSVGTTMYVLDPVSHNFGAYTKGSGGIGTHNASNVIPSGQGFFVVATAATGKLIFNESAKVSTQVTGLNLLMGKPVNEYATLQYLHLVMIKDSVNTDDIIIHLKDGAVTTYDAENEALYRSGQGVVSLSSMSSDNYALAINVQPLPKKTLTIALSASASSSGYYHFNLKNIVGIPRLYNISLVDNLTKDSVDLRETSTYDFAIDKADSNSFGPNRFKLVISQNKGFAYHLVKFTATKNSDETGRQVNLSWEAKNEENYTRFTVERSTDNGNNFDAIGWKTSNGHGVYTAFDKYPQFGRNIYRLRTEDVNGDVSYSALVPIEYSSISNNLSNSNINVYPNPAKGTINLTITQQGGAINKANYNVKISNSTGLMVRNINLSQTNWQGSVNDLTTGTYVIQVWNTKDQTLIGQTKFVKL, from the coding sequence ATGATAGCAGTAAAGGGCTTCGCTGCAACTTATGACTGGGTGGGCACCACAGCTACAAGCGGGATTTACAACTGGAACAACAAATTGAACTGGCAGGTCGCCGGCGTTGCAGCCACAACAACGCCCGGGGCCGCGGACATTGTTCAGATAGCTGTAAACGCTTATACCAATCCACCGACTATCACTGATGTTCAATCATGTGCATCCATTATATTCGGCACGTACGATAACTTTACCTTAACGGTCAACGGCACTTTGACGGTAAGCGGGAGTATCACTCAAAATAACGATCCTAATTTTTACCAGACAACCATATTGGCCGGAACCGGCACCATTACCTGCGGCAGCTTTACCATCGGCGATCTGACTACTCCCGGCAGTTGGACAGGCGTAGTAAATAATGTAAGCGTACAGGTAAATCAAATGAATGTGACGGGCAATATCACCCTTCGGGCTACTGGTAATAGTTCCGGGAACGGCATTGTATATCCCTACTTTTCGCTCGACGCAAACAACCTGAAGCTTACTGGGCAAATAGTTACCGTATCTTATAATAATCCGTTATCCGGCGGCACGGGCGACCCGGGTTTCCCTGGCCTGGGGCTGTTCCAGATGGATACAGGCACCTCTCCTACCACATTGGAATTATTGAATATAAACCCGGTATCGACACCGATCACAACGGGTTTCACCGTCGACTTTACAAACAACGGAACCGGCACCGGTACGGTACTTTACGATGCCACTTCTGGTTCGCAGGCCATCTATACAACGGGAACAACAGGCCTCGGGATAAATAATTACAATTATGACTGCCTTACCTTTGGGGGCGCAAGCACCAAGGTAGTTGCAAACAGCACATTAACCGTAGGTGGCAACTGGACAAGCGGCGGCACAGGATCTGTCAACCTCAATACTAATAATCCTGCGATCACCGTAACAGGTAATTGGGTTAACTCTGTCAATGTTACGCAAGGATCGGGCAATATCACGGTAACCGGCATCCTTCAGAATAATGGGAATACGATCACATTAGGATCCGGAACATTGACGGTAACCAATACTTTGCAGATAAATACCGGCACGGTAGCCGCAGGTTCAGGAACAGTAACGGTATCAGGTGTGTATCAAAACAATAGCGGCACATTAACCTGCGGGTCGGGAAGTATGATTTTCAAAGGGACTTACCAAAACAGCGGCACTTTTACCGCAGGCGCAGGCACAGTCTATTTTTCCGGCGCATCGCAAAGCCTTACCGACAACAGCGCAACCGGTACCGTGTTCAAAAACGTCACTTTCAACTGTACCGGAACAGCCACAATGGGTTCGGGCACCGGTAATTTCTCGGTTGCCAGCAACGGAGTACTTACCTTAGTGAGTCCGGCAAAACTGGTTGCAGGTTCGGCGGTGGCAGCATATTTAACACTTAAATCAGATGCCACAGGCTCCGCCACTGTTGCGGCCCTCACGGGCACGTCAACTATCACCGGTTTTGTAAACGTTCAACGATATGTAACAGGCGGAAGCACAACTTACCGTGGCTATCGCCTATTATCTTCGCCGGTGTATGTAAGTACTGTAAGCGGTAATAATGTTTACAGCCTTAACTACCTGAAAAACTCGTGTTATTTGACGGGTTCGGGTGGCACGAGCGGCAGTTTTGATAAAACAGGCAACCCAACTTTATACTTATACCGCGAAAATTTGGCGCCCGGCAACAACAGCTTTACTGCGGGAAATTTCAGGGGTATTGCTAACCTTGCGTCCTCACCAGGCTATAGCCTTGATAATGAGATCGGCACTTTTAACATTCCGGTCGGCAACGGTTATTTGTTTTTCTTCCGCGGGAACAGGAGTACTTCGCTTGCAAGTAAAACAACTTCGCCATACCCAACCCCAGAAAATACAACACTAACGGCGACAGGCACATTGGCACAGGGCCAGGTAGTTGTACACGAGTGGTACACCCCTGCTTCAGCTACGATCGGGTATACAACTGCGACTGCGAACTCAACGGTGCGCGGGTTTAACCTGGTGGGCAATCCATACGCAAGTTCCATCAATTGGGACCTGTTCAATACCACTACTACTACATCGGGAATTTATGGCACAAGCGTCGGAACAACAATGTATGTGCTCGATCCTGTGAGTCACAATTTCGGGGCCTATACAAAAGGTTCTGGTGGTATCGGAACACACAATGCAAGCAACGTAATACCCAGCGGACAAGGTTTTTTTGTAGTAGCTACGGCTGCAACCGGAAAACTTATCTTTAACGAATCGGCAAAAGTAAGCACGCAGGTTACGGGGCTTAACCTGCTTATGGGCAAACCGGTAAACGAATACGCAACCCTTCAATACCTGCACCTGGTGATGATAAAAGACTCCGTCAATACCGATGACATTATCATCCATCTGAAGGACGGTGCCGTAACAACATACGACGCTGAAAATGAGGCGCTGTACAGATCAGGGCAAGGTGTTGTTAGCCTGTCAAGTATGTCGAGCGATAATTATGCACTCGCGATAAATGTACAACCGTTACCAAAGAAGACATTAACTATTGCGCTTTCAGCATCGGCATCCTCAAGCGGGTACTATCATTTTAATCTAAAAAATATAGTAGGTATACCCAGGCTGTATAACATCTCGCTGGTTGACAATCTTACAAAAGATTCGGTAGACCTGCGCGAGACTTCTACTTACGATTTCGCCATTGACAAGGCTGATTCCAATAGTTTTGGACCCAACAGGTTTAAACTGGTCATTAGCCAAAATAAAGGGTTCGCCTATCATTTGGTAAAGTTTACAGCCACTAAAAACTCTGATGAAACAGGAAGACAGGTTAACCTGTCGTGGGAGGCTAAGAACGAAGAAAACTATACGCGCTTTACAGTTGAGCGCAGTACGGACAACGGCAATAACTTTGATGCGATCGGCTGGAAAACATCCAACGGGCACGGAGTGTATACCGCTTTTGACAAATATCCCCAATTCGGTCGCAATATTTACCGGTTACGAACGGAAGACGTCAATGGCGACGTTTCTTATTCGGCATTGGTACCGATAGAATATTCGTCGATAAGCAACAATCTGAGCAACAGCAATATTAACGTTTATCCTAATCCGGCAAAAGGTACCATCAATCTTACCATAACACAACAGGGGGGCGCAATAAATAAGGCTAACTATAATGTTAAGATAAGCAACAGCACCGGGTTGATGGTGAGAAACATCAACCTGTCACAAACTAACTGGCAGGGCAGCGTAAACGACCTTACCACCGGCACCTACGTGATACAGGTTTGGAACACTAAAGACCAAACCCTGATTGGCCAAACCAAGTTCGTAAAACTATAA
- a CDS encoding DUF4136 domain-containing protein, with protein sequence MKTLLNLLLALLVIAGISSCSSYDYYTAGLNRTNMSGYRSFAWMPPQGKDRSLDVSSAADLKIKDAAVASLNAKGLRLQPNNPDLLVTYRAMVGRGSKTVYASTYYGSGPGFYPGWGVGFGWGYGWGYRPYYAYGYSPFIYYGGSTAVGKEHYKEGTVIIDLIDTRTHKIVWRGFGVGEVHHNPQKNVDDLPKVIDGIISQLSLEPPATAGGRSIRS encoded by the coding sequence ATGAAAACATTACTAAACCTGTTGCTGGCATTATTGGTTATTGCCGGCATATCATCCTGCAGCAGTTACGACTATTATACCGCCGGGCTCAACAGGACCAACATGAGCGGCTACCGCTCTTTTGCCTGGATGCCGCCGCAAGGCAAGGATCGCTCCCTGGATGTCAGTTCAGCTGCTGATCTGAAAATAAAGGATGCGGCGGTCGCTTCGTTAAATGCCAAAGGGCTTCGCCTCCAGCCAAATAATCCCGATCTGCTGGTTACTTATCGCGCCATGGTGGGCCGTGGATCGAAAACGGTTTATGCGTCTACTTACTATGGCTCGGGCCCGGGCTTTTATCCCGGATGGGGTGTTGGATTTGGCTGGGGTTACGGTTGGGGATATCGTCCCTATTACGCATACGGTTATTCACCATTCATTTATTACGGGGGATCAACTGCGGTTGGAAAAGAGCATTATAAAGAAGGCACGGTTATTATTGACCTTATCGATACGCGCACACACAAGATCGTATGGCGCGGTTTCGGAGTAGGCGAGGTGCACCATAATCCTCAAAAAAATGTCGATGACCTGCCAAAAGTAATTGACGGCATTATCAGCCAGTTAAGCCTGGAGCCACCGGCTACGGCAGGCGGACGCTCGATCAGATCATAA